A window from Planctomycetia bacterium encodes these proteins:
- a CDS encoding AAA family ATPase, whose amino-acid sequence MYEAFFELTQRPFAAAARADRYFPGRSIEPARTAVERAIERAEGTSIVIGPAGCGKTLLLHLMAERFRGRFDVAMLSNGRLATRRALLQAILFELGMPYRGLEEGELRLALFDRLQPGVTPAEGLLLLIDEAHLLPLRLLEEVRMITDFMRSGEPRVRLVLAGAAALEERLATPRLGSLQQRITSRCYLEAMDRSDTAEYVRQQIASVGSEPQKVFTDGAIETIYRATEGIPRLVNQTCDHALVMACAGGVRPIDSAGIEEAWADLQQLPTPWSQAAGYSDPNASSQDSVIEFGLLDDSVLVEPAPRASFHPSTPTTTSSAHHAGELADAGNDFDTDLELGELEPSATNEAGIISSAANHETYASVIPVERRSEADVTLDVLETHLAEWETDYEPVVTQQPEVELMLSEARRDPFAEDFVEEVSVVDRYASADRLQVAPRAQVYSTEGTALAALLNASRALHEQARSRLTADQEQAKQPTLKQTPTVDAPVAAGVAAAAPIAAPHAAAQARSVVRPTIPLVAGRRGAAEHVAESDPVEPEDFIIVPKRAGSDADMIIVEDDPQTNAIPTAEATLVRKQDYRQLFARMRKVE is encoded by the coding sequence ATGTACGAAGCGTTTTTTGAGTTGACGCAGCGCCCCTTTGCCGCCGCCGCCCGCGCCGATCGCTACTTTCCGGGCCGCTCGATCGAGCCTGCCCGAACGGCCGTCGAGCGCGCAATCGAGCGCGCCGAAGGGACTTCGATCGTCATCGGCCCTGCCGGTTGCGGTAAGACGTTGTTGTTGCATTTGATGGCCGAACGATTCCGCGGACGTTTCGACGTCGCGATGTTGTCGAACGGTCGGCTGGCGACACGCCGCGCGCTACTCCAAGCGATTCTGTTCGAGCTCGGGATGCCCTACCGAGGCTTGGAAGAAGGGGAACTGCGTTTGGCGTTGTTCGATCGGTTGCAGCCCGGCGTCACGCCCGCCGAGGGGTTGCTGCTGTTGATCGACGAAGCGCATCTGCTGCCGCTGCGCTTGTTGGAAGAAGTCCGGATGATCACGGACTTCATGCGTTCCGGGGAACCTCGCGTGCGGCTCGTGCTTGCCGGCGCTGCGGCCTTGGAAGAACGCTTGGCGACTCCGCGCCTCGGCTCGCTGCAACAGCGCATCACGTCGCGCTGTTATTTGGAAGCGATGGACCGGAGCGATACCGCCGAATATGTGCGGCAGCAGATCGCAAGCGTCGGCAGCGAGCCGCAGAAGGTCTTCACCGACGGCGCGATCGAAACGATCTATCGCGCGACCGAGGGAATTCCTCGCCTCGTGAATCAGACGTGCGATCATGCTTTGGTGATGGCCTGCGCCGGCGGTGTCCGCCCGATCGACTCGGCCGGCATCGAAGAAGCTTGGGCCGACTTGCAACAACTGCCGACGCCATGGAGCCAAGCCGCCGGCTATTCGGATCCGAACGCGTCGTCGCAAGATTCCGTGATCGAGTTCGGCTTGCTCGATGATTCGGTGCTCGTCGAGCCGGCTCCGCGGGCTTCGTTTCACCCGAGCACTCCGACGACGACGAGCTCCGCTCACCATGCGGGCGAGCTCGCCGATGCCGGCAACGACTTCGACACGGATCTCGAGCTCGGCGAGCTCGAACCGAGCGCGACGAACGAGGCCGGCATTATTTCTTCGGCGGCGAACCACGAGACGTATGCGTCCGTAATCCCAGTCGAGCGACGTTCGGAAGCCGACGTGACGCTCGATGTTTTGGAAACGCATCTCGCCGAATGGGAAACCGACTACGAGCCCGTCGTGACACAGCAGCCAGAGGTGGAATTGATGTTGAGCGAAGCCCGTCGCGATCCGTTCGCGGAAGATTTCGTGGAAGAAGTGTCGGTCGTCGATCGCTATGCATCGGCCGACCGCTTGCAAGTTGCGCCCCGAGCGCAGGTCTACAGCACCGAAGGAACCGCGCTCGCGGCCTTGCTGAATGCAAGCCGCGCGTTGCACGAACAGGCCCGCAGCCGGCTCACGGCCGATCAAGAACAGGCCAAGCAACCGACGCTTAAACAGACGCCGACCGTCGACGCTCCGGTCGCGGCAGGCGTTGCCGCAGCGGCGCCGATCGCGGCTCCGCATGCTGCCGCTCAGGCGCGCTCCGTCGTTCGTCCGACGATTCCTTTGGTCGCGGGCCGGCGCGGTGCCGCCGAGCATGTCGCCGAGTCCGATCCGGTCGAGCCGGAAGATTTCATCATCGTGCCGAAGCGGGCCGGCAGCGATGCCGACATGATCATCGTCGAAGACGATCCCCAGACGAATGCGATTCCGACTGCGGAAGCGACGCTGGTGCGCAAACAAGACTACCGTCAGCTTTTCGCTCGTATGCGTAAGGTAGAGTAG
- a CDS encoding phosphoribosylanthranilate isomerase, producing MFQVKICGLTSPADALAAVEAGADAIGLNFYPPSPRFIRRETAREIVAAVGTQVCKVGLFVNASAAEILAARDELGLDLVQLHGDERPDLLRALAPRPVMKAFRIGPDGLAPLRRWFDEGMRGGLLPRMVLLDAYSAGRYGGTGLTTDWPTAAAYAATPGLPSCVLAGGLTPENVAAAIAAVRPAAVDVAGGVESGPGMKDAAKMQAFVLAAKKALEQARP from the coding sequence ATGTTCCAAGTGAAAATCTGCGGACTAACGAGCCCCGCCGATGCGCTGGCCGCGGTCGAGGCGGGTGCCGATGCGATCGGGCTGAATTTCTATCCGCCGAGCCCGAGATTTATTCGACGGGAAACGGCGCGCGAGATCGTCGCCGCGGTCGGGACGCAGGTTTGCAAAGTCGGCCTCTTCGTCAACGCCTCGGCCGCCGAGATTCTCGCGGCACGCGACGAGCTCGGCCTCGACCTCGTTCAACTCCACGGCGACGAGCGGCCCGACCTGTTGCGGGCTCTCGCACCTCGGCCCGTCATGAAGGCTTTTCGGATCGGGCCCGACGGGCTCGCGCCGCTGCGCCGCTGGTTCGACGAAGGGATGCGCGGCGGCTTGCTGCCGCGCATGGTCTTGCTCGATGCCTATAGCGCCGGCCGCTACGGCGGCACGGGGCTCACCACCGACTGGCCGACGGCTGCGGCCTATGCGGCGACCCCTGGTCTTCCAAGCTGCGTTCTCGCCGGCGGGCTCACTCCGGAGAACGTCGCCGCAGCGATTGCCGCCGTAAGGCCCGCCGCGGTCGATGTGGCCGGGGGAGTGGAATCCGGCCCCGGCATGAAGGACGCCGCGAAAATGCAGGCCTTCGTCCTGGCAGCGAAAAAAGCCCTGGAACAGGCCCGCCCCTAG